From a single Rutidosis leptorrhynchoides isolate AG116_Rl617_1_P2 chromosome 5, CSIRO_AGI_Rlap_v1, whole genome shotgun sequence genomic region:
- the LOC139849466 gene encoding GDSL esterase/lipase At5g55050-like: IQMATSISLKLLASFVFIIFIFVSGGQCQSVPGIYTFGDSLVDVGNNNRLPLSIAKASFPHNGIDFPTRKATGRFSNGKNSADFVAEKVGLPTGPPYLSLVSKWRKLGKAPATGVSFASGGAGIFNETCLLFEQSISLTQQVDYYSMVHEQMVQQVGSAGARTHMAKSLFMIVIGSNDIFAYFNKNSKVSKQYTPQQYVDNMASILKQLIKRLYGMGARKFAVTGIGMVGCVPAQRKQMANNECKVEANYWATKYNDNLKSLLKNLKSESSDINYSYFDIYGAMNGLIQNPRTYGITEIKEACCGLGKLKSDVPCTPVSKYCSNRSDHFFWDLFHPTETVANLFSDLLYGSRQFTIPMTVGKLVKL, from the exons ATACAAATGGCTACTTCCATTTCACTTAAACTCCTTGCATCTTTTGTTTTCATCATTTTTATATTCGTATCGGGTGGCCAATGTCAATCGGTCCCAGGTATTTACACGTTCGGGGACTCATTGGTAGACGTTGGAAACAATAATCGCCTCCCTCTTTCAATCGCTAAGGCTAGTTTCCCACATAATGGAATCGATTTCCCTACTCGAAAAGCCACCGGGCGGTTCAGTAACGGGAAAAATTCAGCTGATTTTGTTG CTGAAAAGGTGGGATTACCAACGGGACCACCGTATCTATCTTTGGTGTCAAAATGGAGAAAGTTGGGCAAAGCTCCGGCAACAGGAGTTAGTTTTGCATCTGGTGGTGCCGGAATCTTTAACGAAACTTGTCTACTCTTT GAACAATCGATTTCATTGACACAACAAGTAGACTACTATTCTATGGTTCATGAACAAATGGTTCAACAAGTGGGATCAGCTGGTGCAAGAACGCACATGGCGAAATCTCTATTTATGATTGTGATTGGAAGCAATGATATTTTTGCATATTTCAATAAGAACTCAAAAGTCTCAAAGCAATATACCCCACAACAGTATGTTGATAATATGGCTTCAATCCTTAAACAACTCATCAAG AGGTTGTACGGTATGGGAGCTCGTAAATTTGCGGTAACTGGAATCGGAATGGTTGGTTGTGTCCCTGCACAAAGGAAACAAATGGCTAACAACGAATGCAAAGTGGAAGCAAATTATTGGGCGACAAAGTACAACGACAACTTAAAGAGTTTGCTAAAGAACTTAAAGTCAGAATCATCCGATATCAACtactcatactttgatatatatggtgCCATGAATGGCCTCATCCAAAATCCACGAACATACG GGATTACGGAGATAAAAGAAGCTTGTTGCGGTCTTGGTAAACTGAAATCCGACGTCC cttGCACCCCTGTTTCGAAATATTGCTCAAACAGAAGTGATCATTTTTTTTGGGACCTTTTCCATCCAACGGAGACCGTGGCTAACTTATTTTCTGACCTTTTGTACGGATCACGACAGTTTACGATTCCAATGACTGTTGGAAAACTTGTTAAATTATAG